The Glycine soja cultivar W05 chromosome 3, ASM419377v2, whole genome shotgun sequence genome window below encodes:
- the LOC114406178 gene encoding probable protein S-acyltransferase 16: MAAADKAKPSKTMLSLPVSVVVLAIAYIYFSTVFVFIDRWLGLFSSPGIMNAAVFSALAAACALTYRAAISTDPGRVPATYMPDVEDAESPIHEIKRKGGDLRYCQKCSHYKPPRAHHCRVCKRCVLRMDHHCIWINNCVGHANYKVFFIFVLYAVIACIYSLVLLVGSLASDSIQDEEKNGRSSFRTVYVVSGLLLVPLSIALCVLLGWHIYLILHNKTTIEYHEGVRALWLAEKGGSIYKHPYDLGPYENLTFVLGPNILSWLWPTANHIGSGLRYRTIYDLPKGASTSK, encoded by the exons ATGGCCGCCGCAGACAAAGCGAAGCCCTCGAAGACGATGCTCTCGCTCCCCGTGAGCGTCGTTGTTTTGGCCATCGCCTACATTTACTTCTCCACCGTGTTCGTCTTCATCGACCGCTGGCTCGGCCTATTCTCCTCGCCAGGGATCATGAACGCCGCCGTGTTCTCCGCCCTCGCCGCTGCCTGCGCCCTCACCTACCGCGCCGCTATTTCCACGGATCCGGGTCGGGTTCCCGCAACCTACATGCCCGACGTCGAAGACGCTGAGAGCCCCATCCACGAGATCAAACGCAAG GGTGGAGATTTGCGATATTGCCAAAAGTGTTCTCACTATAAGCCTCCCCGTGCACATCATTGCCGGGTTTGTAAAAGATGTGTTCTACGAATG GATCATCATTGCATTTGGATAAATAACTGCGTCGGTCATGCAAACTATAAAGTATTCTTCATTTTTGTCTTATATGCTGTAATTGCCTGCATCTACTCCCTG GTCTTACTTGTGGGTAGTCTAGCTTCTGACAGCATACAGGATGAAGAGAAAAATGGAAGAAGCTCTTTCCGAACTGTATAT GTTGTTTCTGGGCTCTTGCTGGTCCCCTTATCAATAGCCTTATGTGTGCTTTTAGGTTGGCATATCTATCTCATTCTACATAACAAGACCACGATAGAG TATCATGAAGGAGTGAGAGCTTTGTGGCTTGCAGAGAAAGGTGGGAGTATCTATAAACATCCATATGACCTTGGCCCGTATGAGAATTTGACATTT GTTTTGGGACCGAATATCCTTAGCTGGCTGTGGCCTACTGCAAACCATATAGGTTCTGGACTTAGGTACCGCACCATCTACGATCTCCCTAAAGGTGCTTCAACGTCCAAATGA